One genomic region from Rhizobium rosettiformans encodes:
- a CDS encoding NmrA/HSCARG family protein encodes MTQDSKPLVAIVGATSKQGRSVAETLLGSQRFRVRALTRSSDSPAARRLADMGAEIANVPLELGRTNDLVRAFEGALGVFLMTPPVAPPDTSEAPLGRQLADAAVAAGVQHIVFSTLENVDAISNGSKYAPHFTDKAKVADYIRGLPVSHSFVMLAFFYTNLLEYYVPRYDGDRLLLPIYLPENFRAPFVDPLTATGPVVLEIFSNPAIYAGRTLPIVGDIISPREMVETFQRVTGIRAEYRNAFTRDGLLENFPAFASNDLLVKELLGMVQYAVEYGYFSEASDLEWSRRLNPSTLNWEQFLRTTGWRGTQQSFGV; translated from the coding sequence ATGACACAAGACTCGAAACCATTGGTCGCAATCGTGGGCGCTACAAGCAAGCAGGGCCGGAGCGTCGCGGAGACGCTTCTTGGTAGTCAACGCTTCCGCGTTCGTGCACTGACCCGTAGCAGCGATTCTCCGGCGGCAAGAAGACTTGCGGATATGGGCGCAGAGATCGCCAATGTTCCACTGGAGCTTGGCCGCACGAATGACCTCGTGCGCGCTTTCGAAGGCGCATTGGGCGTTTTCCTGATGACCCCTCCTGTCGCTCCACCCGATACGAGCGAGGCACCCCTTGGCCGGCAGCTGGCTGATGCGGCAGTGGCGGCCGGCGTCCAGCACATCGTCTTCAGCACACTGGAGAATGTTGACGCGATTTCAAATGGGTCCAAGTATGCACCGCATTTCACCGACAAGGCCAAGGTCGCCGACTACATTCGTGGCCTGCCCGTTTCGCACTCTTTCGTCATGCTCGCTTTCTTCTACACGAACTTGTTAGAGTACTATGTTCCCCGCTATGATGGAGACAGGCTGCTCCTGCCGATCTATCTTCCCGAGAATTTCCGCGCTCCGTTCGTAGATCCGTTGACGGCTACGGGCCCTGTCGTACTGGAGATCTTCTCCAATCCGGCGATTTATGCTGGCAGGACGCTTCCAATTGTTGGCGACATCATTTCTCCGCGTGAGATGGTGGAGACCTTTCAGCGGGTGACAGGTATCAGGGCCGAATATCGCAATGCCTTCACTCGGGATGGGCTGCTCGAGAATTTTCCGGCTTTCGCCAGCAACGACCTGTTAGTGAAGGAGCTTCTTGGCATGGTTCAATATGCCGTCGAATACGGTTATTTCAGCGAGGCCAGTGACCTAGAATGGAGCCGCAGGCTGAACCCGTCAACGTTGAATTGGGAGCAATTCCTAAGAACAACAGGATGGCGGGGAACCCAACAGTCCTTCGGGGTTTAA
- a CDS encoding LysR family transcriptional regulator has product MDNNHVSLDRMRTFVRVAQRGSLSATARELGIGQSTVTRHINELEQAVGVPLLGRTTRRVTLTEEGNRYYANCLQILRLVEQASEEVRDARRVPLGAVRLSCTAALGVLHVTRIIFAFQDKYPYIRIDLNLTDERIDLAREGVDIALRLGPIIDGGMKLVTVGASIRKLVGSPDYFSNHGRPTRPSELTHHNGVVMSNVAGSDQLFICGPDGTRFIAPMNGTLRVDHGLAARAAVAAGRGIAPAHLWLVQDLLDAGKLETVLDDYDLEAVPASLLVVPERAGITRVRLLADFLVEEIRKLPGITSHQSSTGSS; this is encoded by the coding sequence ATGGATAATAATCACGTTTCCCTGGATCGCATGCGCACCTTCGTGCGTGTTGCACAACGTGGCAGTCTGTCGGCGACCGCACGAGAGCTGGGGATCGGTCAATCGACAGTAACTCGTCACATTAATGAGCTTGAGCAGGCAGTGGGGGTCCCGTTGCTTGGGCGCACGACTCGTCGCGTTACTCTGACGGAGGAAGGCAATCGATACTATGCGAACTGCCTGCAGATCCTGCGCCTCGTAGAACAGGCGTCGGAAGAGGTCAGAGACGCTCGGCGGGTTCCTCTGGGCGCGGTGCGCCTTTCCTGCACCGCGGCGCTCGGCGTGCTGCACGTTACGCGCATCATCTTCGCTTTTCAGGACAAATATCCTTATATCCGGATAGACCTCAATCTTACAGACGAGCGCATTGATCTCGCACGCGAGGGCGTGGACATAGCTTTGCGCCTAGGACCCATCATCGACGGAGGAATGAAACTTGTCACAGTTGGGGCCAGTATCCGGAAACTCGTGGGGTCGCCCGACTACTTCTCCAACCATGGAAGACCCACGCGTCCGTCAGAATTGACGCACCACAACGGCGTCGTCATGTCCAACGTTGCCGGAAGCGATCAACTCTTTATCTGTGGTCCCGATGGGACACGTTTTATCGCACCCATGAACGGAACCTTACGCGTGGACCACGGCCTAGCCGCCCGAGCCGCTGTTGCCGCCGGCCGCGGCATAGCGCCGGCACATCTATGGCTAGTTCAGGATTTGCTCGACGCAGGCAAACTTGAAACTGTCCTTGACGATTACGACCTGGAGGCGGTTCCTGCCAGCCTGCTCGTTGTTCCGGAACGGGCCGGGATCACCCGCGTTCGATTGCTGGCCGATTTCCTTGTTGAAGAAATCAGGAAATTGCCCGGGATCACCTCGCACCAATCGTCGACCGGTTCGAGTTAA
- a CDS encoding LacI family DNA-binding transcriptional regulator, which translates to MRPTAKDLAEAAGVSLATVDRVLNERPNVSPKAARLVNDAIERIGFVRNPAAVSLARNKLYRFLFLLPGSGDLYLTELRRHVEELTAALKGDLTEITCRQIATDDAHGVAKLLSSLDKESVDGVAVMAPESPQVRDAMARLLERNIKVVQFLSGQEKLPEADFVGIDNFAAGATAGKLMGMLAGPQPGKVLVIAETMQSLDSIQRRLGFDQVINRAFPHLTCLPSIETHADEARTRQVIGRVLAGNRDVSGIYVLSAEARVPILAAAGNVELSGIAVVVHERTPFTEQALRDELIDAVIAQDPGHAVRSAIRIMRARSDAREPLAAQEKIRIEILLKENL; encoded by the coding sequence ATGCGTCCAACAGCGAAGGATCTGGCTGAGGCTGCGGGCGTCAGCCTTGCGACTGTGGACCGTGTCTTGAATGAGCGGCCGAATGTGAGCCCAAAGGCCGCCCGGCTGGTCAATGACGCGATCGAGCGGATCGGCTTCGTTCGCAACCCGGCAGCTGTCAGTCTTGCCCGGAACAAGCTTTACCGTTTCCTGTTCCTGCTGCCGGGCAGCGGCGATCTGTACCTCACCGAACTCAGGCGCCACGTAGAAGAGCTCACCGCTGCGCTGAAGGGCGACCTCACTGAAATCACCTGCCGCCAGATTGCGACAGACGATGCCCATGGCGTAGCAAAGCTCCTCTCCAGTCTGGACAAGGAGAGTGTTGATGGCGTTGCGGTGATGGCGCCCGAGTCTCCGCAGGTGCGCGATGCCATGGCCAGGCTTCTCGAGCGCAATATCAAGGTTGTGCAGTTTCTTTCGGGTCAGGAGAAACTGCCTGAGGCTGATTTTGTCGGCATTGACAACTTCGCGGCCGGCGCAACCGCTGGCAAGCTGATGGGCATGCTGGCCGGACCTCAGCCTGGGAAGGTCTTGGTGATTGCCGAAACCATGCAATCGCTCGACAGTATCCAGCGCCGTCTCGGTTTCGATCAGGTCATCAATCGCGCCTTTCCGCACCTGACCTGTCTGCCCTCGATCGAGACCCATGCGGATGAGGCGCGCACCCGGCAGGTGATCGGCCGCGTCCTGGCTGGCAACCGCGACGTTTCAGGCATTTATGTGCTGAGCGCAGAGGCTCGCGTGCCGATCCTTGCTGCTGCCGGAAATGTCGAACTGAGCGGGATTGCAGTCGTGGTACACGAGCGTACGCCCTTTACCGAGCAGGCGCTTCGTGACGAGCTGATCGATGCCGTCATCGCGCAGGATCCGGGCCATGCGGTGCGCAGCGCCATTCGCATCATGCGTGCCCGCTCGGATGCTCGCGAGCCGCTGGCGGCACAGGAAAAGATCCGCATCGAAATTCTTCTCAAGGAAAATCTCTGA
- a CDS encoding ABC transporter substrate-binding protein gives MMTSLYVKGLLAAATVASSMSFGALVAHANEKELTLCWATWDPANALVELSKDFEASSGIKMKFEFVPWPNFADRMLNELNSGGKLCDLMIGDSQWIGGAAENGWYVKLNDFFDKEGISMDAFVPATVTGYSEWPKNTPNYWSLPAFGDVVGWTYRKDWFERPEIQSAFKEKFGRDLTPPATFDELKQVAEFFQGREIDGKTVYGASIYTERGSEGITMGVMDVLYSYGFKYDNPEKPYDMEGFVNSDGAVKGLEFYKSLYDCCVAPGTSNTYMGEGIDAYKSGQVAMQMNFAFTWPGFEADPNVGGGKTGYLVNPAGPGGEQFAQLGGQGISVVANTDNMDGALAYIKWFAQKDVQDKWWSMGGFSCLRAVVEDPNFAKSQPYAQTFLDSMAIVKDFWAEPAYASLLQASQKRFHDYVVAGNGTAKEALDGLIADWTETFEDEGKL, from the coding sequence ATGATGACATCGCTTTACGTGAAAGGCCTGCTTGCTGCCGCGACAGTTGCATCTTCAATGAGCTTTGGCGCTCTTGTGGCGCATGCCAATGAAAAGGAACTGACGCTCTGCTGGGCAACCTGGGATCCGGCAAACGCGCTGGTCGAACTCAGCAAGGATTTTGAGGCCTCGTCCGGCATCAAGATGAAGTTCGAGTTCGTGCCGTGGCCGAACTTCGCCGACCGCATGCTCAACGAGCTCAATTCCGGCGGCAAACTCTGCGACCTGATGATCGGCGACAGCCAGTGGATTGGTGGTGCCGCCGAAAACGGCTGGTATGTGAAGCTCAACGACTTCTTCGACAAGGAAGGCATCAGCATGGATGCCTTCGTACCGGCAACCGTCACGGGCTATTCCGAATGGCCGAAGAACACCCCGAACTACTGGTCGCTGCCGGCCTTTGGCGACGTGGTCGGCTGGACCTATCGCAAGGATTGGTTCGAACGCCCGGAGATCCAGAGCGCGTTCAAGGAAAAGTTCGGTCGCGACCTGACGCCGCCTGCAACCTTCGACGAACTGAAGCAGGTCGCCGAATTCTTCCAGGGCCGCGAGATCGACGGCAAGACTGTTTACGGCGCCTCCATCTACACCGAGCGTGGCTCCGAGGGCATCACGATGGGCGTGATGGACGTGCTTTACAGCTATGGCTTCAAGTACGACAACCCGGAAAAGCCCTATGATATGGAAGGCTTCGTGAATTCGGACGGTGCGGTGAAGGGCCTTGAATTCTACAAGTCGCTCTATGACTGCTGCGTCGCGCCGGGCACATCCAACACCTACATGGGTGAAGGTATCGACGCCTACAAATCGGGCCAGGTTGCCATGCAGATGAACTTCGCCTTCACTTGGCCGGGCTTCGAGGCCGATCCGAACGTTGGTGGCGGCAAGACGGGCTATCTCGTTAATCCGGCAGGCCCTGGCGGCGAACAATTCGCCCAACTCGGCGGCCAGGGCATTTCAGTTGTCGCCAATACGGACAACATGGACGGCGCGCTGGCCTACATCAAGTGGTTCGCGCAGAAGGATGTGCAGGACAAATGGTGGTCCATGGGTGGCTTCTCATGCCTTCGCGCCGTGGTCGAAGACCCGAACTTCGCCAAGAGTCAGCCCTATGCGCAGACCTTCCTCGACAGCATGGCGATCGTGAAGGACTTCTGGGCAGAGCCGGCCTATGCGTCGCTGCTTCAGGCATCGCAGAAACGCTTCCACGATTATGTCGTCGCAGGCAATGGCACCGCAAAAGAAGCGCTTGACGGGCTGATCGCCGACTGGACGGAAACCTTCGAGGACGAAGGCAAGCTCTGA